The proteins below are encoded in one region of Drosophila santomea strain STO CAGO 1482 chromosome 3R, Prin_Dsan_1.1, whole genome shotgun sequence:
- the LOC120453125 gene encoding protein phosphatase PTC7 homolog fig: MITRLKNWPRLLSRFVLQLKNARHSIHQFTHLAGRLQRPPKSGKSSRDPYLVTAVQGRSKKPRYPGERANQRFGEDSWFVSSTPLAEVMGVADGVGGWRDVGVDAGRFAKELMTCCSGQTQRSGFDGRSARNLLIAGFQELTHREQPVVGSSTACLATMHRRDCILYTANLGDSGFLVVRNGRVLHRSVEQTHDFNTPYQLTVPPADRQDCYYCDKPEMAVSTRHSLLPGDLVLLATDGLFDNMPESMLLKILNGLKKRGERDLLQGANQVVEKARELSLNATFQSPFAIKARQHNVPYSGGGKPDDITLILASVEVPSV, from the coding sequence ATGATAACCCGTCTGAAGAACTGGCCGCGCCTGCTGAGCCGCTTCGTCCTGCAACTGAAGAACGCCCGACACTCCATCCACCAGTTCACCCACCTGGCCGGCCGCCTCCAGCGTCCGCCTAAATCCGGCAAATCCTCGCGGGATCCCTACCTCGTCACGGCGGTGCAGGGAAGATCCAAGAAGCCGCGATATCCGGGAGAGCGGGCCAATCAGCGGTTCGGGGAGGACAGCTGGTTCGTCAGCTCCACGCCGCTGGCCGAGGTGATGGGCGTGGCCGACGGCGTGGGCGGGTGGCGGGATGTTGGCGTGGATGCGGGTCGCTTTGCCAAGGAGCTAATGACCTGCTGTTCCGGGCAGACGCAGCGCTCGGGCTTCGATGGACGCAGTGCCCGAAATTTGCTCATCGCCGGCTTCCAGGAGTTGACCCACCGGGAGCAGCCTGTTGTGGGAAGCAGCACTGCCTGCCTGGCGACAATGCATCGGAGGGACTGCATCCTGTACACCGCCAATCTGGGCGACAGTGGCTTCTTGGTAGTGCGAAACGGACGGGTGTTGCATCGCTCCGTGGAGCAAACCCACGACTTCAACACGCCCTATCAGCTGACAGTGCCGCCGGCGGATCGGCAGGACTGCTACTACTGCGACAAGCCGGAAATGGCCGTGTCCACGAGGCACTCCTTGCTGCCGGGCGACCTTGTGCTCCTGGCCACCGATGGCTTGTTCGACAACATGCCCGAGAGCATGTTGCTCAAGATATTGAATGGTTTAAAGAAGCGTGGGGAGCGAGATCTTCTGCAGGGCGCCAACCAGGTGGTGGAGAAGGCCAGGGAACTGTCCTTGAATGCCACTTTCCAGTCGCCCTTCGCCATCAAGGCCAGGCAACACAATGTTCCCTACTCCGGCGGTGGGAAACCCGATGACATCACCCTAATCCTGGCCAGCGTTGAGGTGCCAAGTGTCTAG